Proteins encoded by one window of Aspergillus chevalieri M1 DNA, chromosome 6, nearly complete sequence:
- a CDS encoding iron-sulfur cluster assembly protein CIA2 (BUSCO:EOG09264O3B;~COG:S;~EggNog:ENOG410PN06;~InterPro:IPR002744,IPR034904,IPR039796;~PFAM:PF01883;~go_process: GO:0106035 - protein maturation by [4Fe-4S] cluster transfer [Evidence IEA]): protein MASEIQNSNPTILNAADLPTRLRPTAPRKSGVYGAGIFTSVLPPAANPNDPFSSLYSSETSDSEDELMEEPIDEQEIYDLISTISDPEHPISLGALAVVSLPDISIKPSLANVPESPLRTVSVLITPTITHCSLATVIGLGVRVRLEQSLPPRFRVDVRIKEGTHSTADEVNKQLADKERVAAALENGTLMGVIAKMLETCQ from the exons ATGGCATCAGAAATCCAAAACTCCAATCCTACCATATTGAACGCCGCGGATCTTCCTACCCGACTGCGTCCAACTGCCCCTCGTAAATCCGGTGTTTATGGCGCTGGCATCTTTACCTCTGTTCTTCCTCCTGCCGCGAACCCAAATGACCCGTTCTCCAGTCTATATTCCTCGGAGACATCTGACAGCGAGGATGAGTTGATGGAAGAGCCCATTGATGAACAGGAGATTTATG ACCTTATTTCTACCATCTCTGACCCGGAACACCCTATTTCACTGGGCGCGCTAGCTGTCGTTTCTCTTCCTGACATCTCTATTAAGCCCTCGCTCGCCAACGTGCCGGAGTCGCCGCTTCGGACAGTCTCGGTGCTTATCACGCCGACAATCACCCATTGCAGTTTAGCGACGGTGATAGGCTTGGGTGTGCGCGTTCGATTAGAGCAATcacttcctcctcggttcCGTGTGGATGTGCGAATCAAAGAAGGCACTCACAGTACGGCTGATGAAGTCAACAAGCAGTTAGCCGATAAAGAAAGGGTCGCCGCAGCCCTGGAAAACGGGACCTTGATGGGTGTTATCGCGAAGATGTTAGAAACATGTCAATGA
- a CDS encoding uncharacterized protein (COG:S;~EggNog:ENOG410PJQ2;~InterPro:IPR036864,IPR007219,IPR001138;~PFAM:PF00172;~go_function: GO:0000981 - DNA-binding transcription factor activity, RNA polymerase II-specific [Evidence IEA];~go_function: GO:0003677 - DNA binding [Evidence IEA];~go_function: GO:0008270 - zinc ion binding [Evidence IEA];~go_process: GO:0006351 - transcription, DNA-templated [Evidence IEA];~go_process: GO:0006355 - regulation of transcription, DNA-templated [Evidence IEA]) encodes MQGYSFAPPSGPSKEGHKNYVFVDEHNRHKRLKVMRACNGCRKRKIKCDAATTNTWPCSACTRLKLVCVPPTVGQDSEFPTGQTVEADPTGPLGALSTQQPSHHAFPMSQTFRDGGQVPMGSIQPYNDGMGVFSQFMPPPHSQPGIYGDVRSPPIAEPQHHYQQPQMFSAPQTQQQSLGTPDNSLFLENDQSTAENLSEVLGELKIDETGIAPYIRQQRQDRSEPEVPIQDDAEERLPPLSTGAGSAIRIPPELMPPDDEVMNYFKTYFDDIHPYVPVVHRSHLYYQWQNDRSSISPLLLEALFACAGRLSDDPAQGAQWLALANRHESSFMDVPRLSTIQAMLLLLKARESLPKKGYYYRSWQTVKTIVSMAKDLDLHEHYSGHAEGRPCDLQPVECLVQTRVWQALLVVEVMIGAPQGRSDYGVDPETVDMRPLLDIKGLDQFEIDRSRQYAYFVRNANHIRIITDIYHKIKKQRDWGADPRFVEKNPLFTNWLHSMPPDLQVNYPADGSPPWIPSHFVANMHSHCHLGIILLHRPQLIASKSFSAGGSWKGHFGLCYSSAKCLCRLQEAILASYGLSGLLFMQRGINFAIYCILTCTMLHLIAITSPDPHFHTDARDYFTRHMRILEQCSAAWPMPEIQAQIDSLRLAFSADVSRPFELKSTFPYGSPSEPYHPSPPPFDSSQYTPPLNHLTGSVQSRSDSSQLQPLGLMTPHPVSNPSMEAPLVDENSWDPSRIINQWEMAFSVDPSTVSANSPPMNLSNSVQGMQPPLQTHYPVQYGSPAKVASVTPPQSISQPQFRHSMITARDWQQSVASVFDPHGLKRRWNYSVDMGVENVSKRQR; translated from the exons ATGCAGGGTTATTCATTCGCGCCCCCATCTGGTCCCTCAAAGGAGGGTCATAAAA ACTATGTGTTTGTGGATGAGCACAACAGACACAAACGCTTGAAGG TGATGCGGGCTTGTAACGGCTgtaggaagaggaagatcaAATGCGATGCAGCTACAACAAATACATGGCCTTGCTCCGCGTGCACCCGTTTGAAGCTAGTATGCGTGCCTCCCACTGTCGGACAGGATTCTGAATTTCCCACTGGGCAAACTGTTGAAGCCGACCCAACAGGCCCTCTAGGCGCACTTAGTACACAGCAGCCCTCTCACCATGCTTTCCCCATGTCTCAGACTTTTCGAGATGGCGGCCAAGTACCGATGGGGAGTATTCAACCTTACAATGACGGAATGGGCGTGTTCTCTCAATTCATGCCGCCCCCTCATAGCCAACCTGGTATTTATGGTGATGTCCGGTCGCCGCCCATCGCAGAGCCGCAACACCACTACCAGCAGCCGCAGATGTTTTCTGCACCCCAAACACAGCAGCAATCTCTGGGGACTCCAGACAATAGCTTGTTTCTCGAAAACGACCAGTCTACTGCGGAAAACCTCAGTGAGGTACTTGGTGAGCTGAAGATTGACGAGACTGGTATAG CACCATATATCAGACAGCAGAGACAAGATCGGTCAGAACCGGAAGTCCCTATTCAAGACGATGCAGAGGAAAGACTGCCGCCACTTAGCACAGGCGCAGGGTCTGCAATTCGAATCCCGCCCGAACTTATGCCACCCGATGACGAGGTGATGAATTACTTCAAAACATATTTCGATGACATTCATCCCTATGTCCCAGTGGTTCACCGGTCTCACTTGTATTATCAATGGCAAAATGACCGAAGTTCGATATCCCCTCTCCTCCTTGAAGCATTATTTGCATGTGCGGGCAGACTGTCAGACGACCCGGCACAGGGAGCCCAGTGGCTTGCATTGGCGAACA GGCATGAATCTAGCTTTATGGATGTACCGCGTCTGAGTACAATCCAGGCAATGCTGCTGTTACTGAAAGCTAGAGAATCGTTGCCGAAAAAGGGCTACTATTATAGATCTTGGCAGACCGTGAAAACTATAGTCTCCATGGCGAAGGATTTAGATCTCCATGAACATTACAGTGGTCATGCGGAAGGGCGGCCCTGTGATTTGCAACCAGTGGAGTGCTTGGTACAGACAAGGGTGTGGCAGGCCTTGCTTGTCGTCGAAGTCATGATTGGAGCACCGCAGG GCCGTTCTGACTATGGTGTGGACCCGGAGACTGTGGACATGCGGCCACTGTTGGATATTAAAGGCCTTGACCAGTTCGAGATTGACCGTTCTCGACAGTATGCTTACTTTGTTCGGAATGCCAACCACATCCGCATCATCACCGACATATACCACAAGATCAAAAAACAACGAGACTGGGGTGCCGACCCCAGATTTGTTGAAAAGAATCCCCTGTTTACAAATTGGCTCCACAGCATGCCCCCGGACTTGCAGGTAAATTATCCCGCCGATGGATCGCCACCCTGGATACCATCGCACTTTGTTGCAAATATGCATTCGCATTGTCACTTAGGGATTATATTACTCCATCGCCCCCAATTAATCGCATCCAAGTCTTTCTCTGCCGGAGGAAGCTGGAAAGGGCACTTTGGATTATGCTACTCCTCAGCAAAATGTCTATGTAGGCTTCAGGAAGCCATACTGGCCAGTTACGGCCTCTCGGGACTATTATTTATGCAAAGGGGCATTAACTTTGCTATTTATTGCATCTTGACCTGCACGATGTTGCATCTG ATCGCAATAACGTCCCCTGATCCGCATTTTCACACGGATGCGAGAGATTATTTTACACGGCACATGCGTATCCTCGAACAGTGCTCCGCTGCTTGGCCTATGCCAGAGATCCAGGCACAGATTGATTCTCTGCGTCTGGCGTTCTCTGCGGATGTCAGCCGCCCATTTGAGTTAAAATCCACGTTTCCATATGGGAGTCCATCCGAGCCATATCACCCGAGTCCCCCACCGTTCGACTCGTCACAATATACTCCACCGTTGAATCATCTCACGGGAAGCGTTCAGAGCAGA TCCGATTCCTCCCAACTACAGCCCCTGGGATTGATGACGCCTCACCCAGTATCGAACCCCTCGATGGAAGCTCCGCTGGTGGATGAAAACAGTTGGGATCCATCGCGCATCATTAA TCAATGGGAAATGGCATTTTCGGTTGATCCGTCCACTGTCAGCGCGAATTCACCACCAATGAACCTAAGCAACTCCGTGCAGGGCATGCAGCCACCCCTACAGACTCATTATCCTGTCCAATACGGGTCACCGGCCAAGGTGGCTTCAGTCACGCCACCCCAATCCATCTCCCAACCCCAGTTTAGACATTCGATGATCACAGCCCGTGACTGGCAGCAGAGTGTTGCCAGTGTGTTTGATCCCCATGGTTTGAAGAGGCGGTGGAACTATTCTGTTGACATGGGAGTGGAAAATGTGTCAAAGCGGCAGCGGTGA
- a CDS encoding CDC26 family anaphase-promoting complex subunit (COG:S;~EggNog:ENOG410PZAR;~InterPro:IPR018860;~PFAM:PF10471;~go_component: GO:0005680 - anaphase-promoting complex [Evidence IEA];~go_process: GO:0030071 - regulation of mitotic metaphase/anaphase transition [Evidence IEA];~go_process: GO:0031145 - anaphase-promoting complex-dependent catabolic process [Evidence IEA]) has product MLRRKPTAIAVTSEDLAAFEDARLRKLAKEDNSQAHVENSSNARFDPSDELKPLPGDKARIVRSREERIGINRRN; this is encoded by the coding sequence ATGCTTCGTCGCAAGCCTACGGCAATCGCAGTGACATCCGAAGACCTTGCTGCCTTTGAAGACGCACGATTACGCAAATTAGCCAAAGAAGACAACAGTCAGGCTCATGTTGAAAACAGCTCCAATGCCCGCTTTGATCCGAGTGACGAATTAAAACCACTACCGGGAGACAAAGCAAGAATAGTTCGGTCTCGCGAGGAGCGGATAGGGATCAACCGGCGCAACTGA
- a CDS encoding uncharacterized protein (COG:S;~EggNog:ENOG410PY51), with protein sequence MLRIQFRPAFLYNERQRSVEGIITSFRQFSVTQQVTDQSSGPRYSPAATPRPGPRRRPNIPPAKTGFQDASASRLHPRSPHVIDARALAASQTGDQANVLRGPRLQYPRGGVQARARKFKKSSPKPRRPKAPRNQSGVGKGDDVREAEIEAVYQELTEKSRPVPVRYIPQTHDFSTMEETWPSLPTGVTAHTAGVLEKLSSISGRFPNGYIPPHELGKRLYQGQSVRFFSEEEKAQAMEEAKKLAQQRADKLSQRKGDLVEPEEIKFEPMDAKGQKVLVQSLVQGIYPKPETQQADKPAVLGGVIANLRNNETYRTAGKSTQFLTKVESLLASSRPAKRA encoded by the exons ATGCTTCGAATTCAGTTTCGCCCGGCATTTCTATACAATGAACGCCAGCGTTCGGTAGAGGGAATCATCACCTCGTTCCGCCAATTCTCCGTAACGCAGCAAGTAACGGACCAATCGTCAG GTCCTCGTTATTCGCCTGCAGCTACACCCCGCCCCGGCCCTCGCAGAAGGCCTAACATTCCACCTGCGAAAACAGGCTTTCAGGATGCCAGCGCAAGTCGACTTCATCCTCGTTCACCACATGTGATTGATGCAAGAGCGCTCGCCGCTTCCCAGACTGGTGACCAAGCAAACGTTCTTCGAGGACCTAGGCTCCAATATCCTCGAGGTGGAGTACAGGCGCGCGCTCGCAAATTCAAGAAGTCGTCCCCCAAACCCCGTCGTCCTAAAGCACCCAGGAATCAGTCGGGAGTGGGGAAAGGTGACGATGTTCGGGAAGCAGAAATTGAAGCTGTCTACCAAGAACTCACGGAAAAGTCGAGACCGGTACCCGTCCGATACATACCTCAAACGCATGACTTCTCGACGATGGAAGAAACATGGCCTTCTTTACCAACCGGTGTCACCGCACACACCGCCGGAGTCTTAGAAAAACTATCATCAATAAGCGGACGCTTCCCAAACGGATATATTCCGCCACATGAACTGGGCAAGCGACTTTATCAGGGACAAAGCGTTCGGTTTTTCAGCGAAGAGGAGAAGGCCCAGGCTATGGAAGAAGCCAAAAAGCTGGCACAACAACGTGCAGACAAACTTTCACAACGAAAGGGCGATCTTGTGGAGCCCGAGGAAATCAAGTTCGAACCAATGGATGCTAAGGGCCAGAAGGTTTTGGTGCAGAGTCTCGTTCAGGGAATATATCCCAAGCCGGAGACTCAGCAGGCTGATAAACCTGCTGTTCTTgggggcgtcattgctaatCTCAGGAATAACGAAACATACCGGACCGCCGGCAAGAGCACACAATTCCTCACCAAAGTCGAGTCGCTTCTTGCCTCGAGTCGCCCTGCCAAGCGTGCATAA
- a CDS encoding ribosome-recycling factor (COG:J;~EggNog:ENOG410PP0A;~InterPro:IPR023584,IPR002661,IPR036191;~PFAM:PF01765;~go_process: GO:0006412 - translation [Evidence IEA]): MQRSLANSSLPGLVRSRFLFTNSQIISRPQRLLPLYNLAVPNGRQAFSNSPPLYKKKDKSKKGAPAAESEVTKSSNGAEASDDPYVLSQLHDDIAAAVSRLKDDLSKLRAGGRLNTEAIESLRVQLSKGSKDTVKLGELAQVVPKGGRMVTILAAEEDHIKPISSAVISSNLSLNPQPDAHNSLQLNIPIPPPTKESRDKTVQSAKAAMDKASGTVRDSRGAIHKRLQEMQKKKIARPDDVRKAHDNMEKLTDKGQKEVKDLFEAAKKALEQA; the protein is encoded by the exons ATGCAACGCAGTTTGGCAAATTCCAGTCTTCCTGGCCTCGTCCGGAGTCGTTTTCTATTCACGAACTCTCAAATTATAAGTCGACCGCAACGTTTATTACCACTGTATAACCTGGCTGTGCCAAACGGAAGACAAGCCTTTTCAAACTCCCCTCCTTTgtacaaaaagaaagacaagtCAAAGAAGGGTGCTCCTGCTGCTGAGTCCGAAGTAACTAAGTCTTCGAACGGTGCTGAGGCCTCAGACGATCCTTACGTCCTCTCTCAGCTACATGATGACATTGCGGCTGCCGTATCTCGTCTCAAGGATGATCTTTCCAAACTACGCGCTGGAGGGAGGTTGAACACTGAGGCTATCGAGAGTCTTCGGGTTCAGTTAAGCAAAGGGAGTAAAGACACTGTGAAACTGGGAGAGCTGGCACAGGTTGTTCCTAAGGGAGGCCGAATGGTCACTATTCTTGCCGCTGAAGAGGAT CATATCAAACCGATCAGTTCGGCAGTCATCTCGTCCAATCTTTCCCTAAACCCTCAGCCGGATGCTCATAACAGCCTCCAACtcaacatccccatccctcCGCCGACGAAGGAATCCAGGGATAAAACAGTCCAAAGTGCAAAAGCGGCAATGGACAAAGCATCTGGAACCGTCCGCGACTCAAGAGGTGCTATACATAAACGCCTTCAAGagatgcagaagaagaagattgcCAGGCCAGATGATGTGCGGAAGGCACATGACAACATGGAAAAATTGACAGACAAGGGACAGAAGGAGGTGAAGGATCTGTTTGAAGCGGCCAAAAAGGCGTTGGAGCAAGCATGA